Within Thermococcus celer Vu 13 = JCM 8558, the genomic segment CTTCGGCATCCTGGCGTTCATACTGATAAAGGCGAAGGCCGGGAAGTACTCCACCGTCGCCTCTGAGCTCAAGAAGTACCCCGAGATAGTTGAGGTATACGAGACCACCGGGGACTACGACATGCTCGTGAAGATAAGAACCCGGGGAAGCGAGGAACTGAACGATTTCCTCGACAGGATAGGGGAGATAGAGGGCGTTGAGGCCACCCACACCATGGTCGTCCTCAAGGTTCACAGGGAGACCACCGAGCTTCCAATCTGACCATTTATGTCCAAAAAGGTTTATAAGTGTGCCATTTCCATTTCTCTCTGATCGTTACTATGGGGGTGTTGCTATGAAGGTGCTGTTTCTCAGCGCGGACGGTTTTGAGGACCTGGAGCTTATCTACCCCCTCCACAGGCTGAAGGAGGAGGGCCACGAGGTCTACGTCGCGAGCTTCGAGCGTGG encodes:
- a CDS encoding Lrp/AsnC family transcriptional regulator encodes the protein MRTGLDDVDRKILSILQKNSRTPLREISREVNLAESTIYERIKKLKERGVIKKFTVILDPDSLGFGILAFILIKAKAGKYSTVASELKKYPEIVEVYETTGDYDMLVKIRTRGSEELNDFLDRIGEIEGVEATHTMVVLKVHRETTELPI